The window CGCTGCATCGCGCAGTCGCTGCACGCGATACAACGCGACCAGCGGCTGCAGGCCGTCGTCGTCCTCAGCCGCGGCGCCCTCACCACCCGCGCTTGCCAGCGTGCGCAGCAGGCAATCGTTGGTGTTCACCACGTCCACCGGGATCGTCAGCAGCCATGACGTCGTGCAGGCCGATGCCAGCGCATCGATCCCGCCGAGCGGGCCGATGTCGATGACGCGATCCTCGATCGTTGCCAGGCCTTCCGTGCCGTAGCGATGCAAGTCGCGGTTCGCACTGACCAGCGTCGCGCCGCATTCGTTGTTGAAACGCCGTGCGATGCGCAGCACCTGCGCAATCCCGTCGCGTTGCAGCCAGGCCTTGTCGCGACCGCCGAGCCGGCTGCCGCGGCCGCCAGCCAGGATGCCCAGCGTGAGGTCGCCGCGCAGCATCATCAACTGGCTACTTGGCGCGTTTCACACGGCGGATCAGGCGCTGTTTCTTCGCGACCTGACTCTTGGTCAGCACGTTCTTCTTGTCCTTGTACGGGTTCTCGCCTTCGCGGAACAGGAAGCGGATCGGCGTGCCGACCAGCTTGAAGCGCTTGCGGAAGAAGTTCTCCAGATAGCGCTGGTAAGTGTTCGACAGCGACTTCAGGCGCGTGCCGTGGACGATGAAGGTCGGCGGGCTTTCCGCGCCCGGATGGGCGAAACGCATCTTCGGCACATGCCCGCGCACCACCGGCGGCGGATTGGCTTCGTAGGCAGCCTCGATCGCGCGGGTGACATCGGCGGTGCTGAACACCTTGGTCGCCGACGCATGTGCGCGGTGGATCGCGCGGAACAGCTCGCGCAGGCCGGAGCCATGCAGCGCGGAGATGCGCACGTTCTCCGCCCATTCCACGAAGCTCAGCTTGCGCGAGACCAAGGTCTCGGTCTGCTGGCGTTCGTAATCGGTGCGGCCGTCCCATTTATTGATGGCGATGACCAGTGCCTTGCCCGCGTCGAGCACCGCGCCGAGCACGGTAGCGTCCTGATCGGTCACGCCTTCGCTGGCATCCAGCATCAGCACCGCGACCTGGCACTGCTCGATCGCCTGCAGGGTCTTGAACACCGAGAATTTCTCGACCGCTTCCTCGACCTTGGCCCGCCGGCGCAGGCCGGCGGTATCGACCAGCCGGTACTTGCGGCCGTCGCGTTCCAGGTCCACCGCGATCGAATCGCGGGTGGTACCCGGCACTTCCGAGGCGATCATCCGTTCCTCGCCGAGGATCCGGTTCACCAGCGTGGACTTGCCCACGTTCGGACGGCCGACGAAGGCGATGCGCACGCGCGTCGGATCGGTGTCCAGGGTTTCCGTGCTGCCTTCCTGCGGCAGCCGCTCCACCACCTTCGCCAGCACTTCGTCGATCCCGGTGCGGTGCGCCGACGACGTCGGCAACGCATCGCCCAGGCCGTAGCGGGAGAATTCCGACAGCGCCGCCTGCAGGTCGATGCCGTCGGACTTGTTGACGACCAGCAGGGTCGGCTTGGACAGTTTGCGCAGCCAGCGCAGGATGTCGTCGTCCAGCGCCGAGGCGCCTTCGCGGCCATCGACGATGAACAGGATCAGGTCGGCTTCTTCCGCGGCGGCGCGCGACTGGCGGGCGGTGGCACCGGCCAGGCCTTCGTCCTCGCCGGCGATGCCGCCGGTATCGACCAGCACGAACGGGCGCCCTTCGATCAGGCGGCAGACGCCGTAGTTGCGGTCTCGGGTCACGCCCGGCTGGTCGTGCACCAGCGCATCGCGGGTGCGCGTCAAGGCATTGAACAGCGTGGACTTGCCGACATTGGGGCGCCCGACGAGGGCGACGAGGGGGAGCATGGATCAACCTTTGCGCAGGGCGCGAATTGCAGTCACGTGGAACGTGCCGTCCAAGACGTACCGCCATGGGAAAAACGCGACGGCCCCGGCAGGGTAGCCGGGGCCGCAGGTGCATGCCAGCCCGCAGGCTGGCGGAGGCGCTTATTGCAGGCCGAACGCGGCGAGCTGGCCTTCGGTGGTCTGCACTACCACGATGCCGTCGGACACCACCGGCTTGCCGGTGATCGCGCCGCCCACGCTGGAGCGCGCGGCGAATGCACCATCGCTCAGACGCAGCCAGTGAACCACGCCTTCCAGGTCGCCGACCACCGCGAAATCGCCCTGGATCGTCGGCGCGCTCACGTTGCGATAGGCCAGACCCGGTTGCTTCCACAGGCTGCCGCCGCTGTTCTTGTCCAACCCATGCACGTTGCCAGTCGGGTCGGTCACCACTACCGCGGAATTGCTCACGCCGAGGCCACGCGTGCCGCCATTGGCGCTGTCCCACATGATCTGGCCGCTGGGGCCGTCGATCGCCACGGTGTGGTTCTTGTGGCTGGTGGCGTACAGCGTGGTGTTGTCCAGCACCGCCTCGCCATCGACATCGGCCATGCGGTCCAGCTCGCTGCGGCCTTCCGGCTCGGCCACCGGCGTGCGCCATACCGGCGTGCCATCGGTCGTCGACAGCGCCACCAGGGTGCCGTTGTCGTTGCCGACGAAGAGGATGCCCGGTCCCACGGTGATGCCGCCGTTGCCGCGCACGGTCAACGCCGGGATTTCCGCGCTGTAGAACCAGCGACGCTCGCCGGTGGCGGCGTCGAGTGCAGTGACCCGGCCATCGTTGGAATGGACGAAGACCATGCCGCCAGCGACCGCGGGCGCGGCGATGACTTCATTGGAAACCTTGGACTTCCACTTCTCGGCACCGGTGGCGGCATCCAGCGCGATGACATCCCCTTCCAGGCTGCCGATCGCCACCAGGCCTTCGCCGGCGCCGGGACCGCCACTCAACGGCAGTTCCGAGGCGTAGCGCCACAGCGACTGGCCGGTGCGCAGGTCGAACGCGGACACGCCACCTTCGAGCGCCGCCGCATACACGCGGCCGTCAACGATCGCCGGATGCTGGCCGATCCCGAGCTTGTCTTCGCCCTTGCCCAGCGAGGCACTCCAGAGCTTGCTGACATTGACGCTCGGGCTGATCTGCACCAGCGGGGTCGGGTCGGCGGACTTGTCCTTGCCGCGGCCGTCGAAGACATTCTTGATGGTGGTGCAACCGGACAGCACGGCCACCGCCAGCGCGGTGGCAGCGACGAGGCGCAGGGAACGATGCGACGCGTGGATCATCAGGTCTTGTCCTCGGTGTGCGGCGGCGTGCCGCCCGCTTCGATCAACTTCAAGGTGAGCAGGCGGTGTTCCGGGTCGGCGACATCGACCAGCGCCAGTGCCTTCAGGTAATCCTTCTGCGCCAGCGCACGTTC of the Thermomonas carbonis genome contains:
- the mobA gene encoding molybdenum cofactor guanylyltransferase translates to MMLRGDLTLGILAGGRGSRLGGRDKAWLQRDGIAQVLRIARRFNNECGATLVSANRDLHRYGTEGLATIEDRVIDIGPLGGIDALASACTTSWLLTIPVDVVNTNDCLLRTLASAGGEGAAAEDDDGLQPLVALYRVQRLRDAARAAIAANAFSIEAMQARIPLPRVRFAGLRFGNLNTPEDLHLAGYADD
- the der gene encoding ribosome biogenesis GTPase Der; this translates as MLPLVALVGRPNVGKSTLFNALTRTRDALVHDQPGVTRDRNYGVCRLIEGRPFVLVDTGGIAGEDEGLAGATARQSRAAAEEADLILFIVDGREGASALDDDILRWLRKLSKPTLLVVNKSDGIDLQAALSEFSRYGLGDALPTSSAHRTGIDEVLAKVVERLPQEGSTETLDTDPTRVRIAFVGRPNVGKSTLVNRILGEERMIASEVPGTTRDSIAVDLERDGRKYRLVDTAGLRRRAKVEEAVEKFSVFKTLQAIEQCQVAVLMLDASEGVTDQDATVLGAVLDAGKALVIAINKWDGRTDYERQQTETLVSRKLSFVEWAENVRISALHGSGLRELFRAIHRAHASATKVFSTADVTRAIEAAYEANPPPVVRGHVPKMRFAHPGAESPPTFIVHGTRLKSLSNTYQRYLENFFRKRFKLVGTPIRFLFREGENPYKDKKNVLTKSQVAKKQRLIRRVKRAK
- the bamB gene encoding outer membrane protein assembly factor BamB, which gives rise to MIHASHRSLRLVAATALAVAVLSGCTTIKNVFDGRGKDKSADPTPLVQISPSVNVSKLWSASLGKGEDKLGIGQHPAIVDGRVYAAALEGGVSAFDLRTGQSLWRYASELPLSGGPGAGEGLVAIGSLEGDVIALDAATGAEKWKSKVSNEVIAAPAVAGGMVFVHSNDGRVTALDAATGERRWFYSAEIPALTVRGNGGITVGPGILFVGNDNGTLVALSTTDGTPVWRTPVAEPEGRSELDRMADVDGEAVLDNTTLYATSHKNHTVAIDGPSGQIMWDSANGGTRGLGVSNSAVVVTDPTGNVHGLDKNSGGSLWKQPGLAYRNVSAPTIQGDFAVVGDLEGVVHWLRLSDGAFAARSSVGGAITGKPVVSDGIVVVQTTEGQLAAFGLQ